The nucleotide window aaatctaattcGATCAGGACTTCTAATAGGTTTGCTTCTCTTTGTCTCTTGTTCAGAAAACCAGTAAGAGAATACATTTTGTTAGAAGCCTTGTCAGGGAAGTAGCTGGTTTTGCACCTTATGAGAAGAGAATTACTGAGCTTCTTAAAGTTGGAAAGGACAAACGTGCTCTTAAGGTAGCCAAGAGGAAGCTGGGTACTCACAAGAGAGCAAAGAAGAAGCGTGAAGAGATGTCCAGTGTTCTCCGTAAAATGAGGTAATTGACAGCATGTCAACTTGAATATTATACACTTTTATGACTATTGTGTTTGACTAGGTGCTTATCTTTGTCTTTTTGTGATCCAGGGCTACTGGAGGTGGTGAGAAGAAGAAATGAGTTGCATGCTAAACACCTCTCTTTgaaattttagggtttagaaaTTGCTTTGCCTAGATCTACTTCTCatcatttttattgttgaaacACAACTCTTCTCTTTGTGATCTTTTGTTTCAGAACGAGAATGGGTCAAACTGTACCAAGTCTTGTATCTGGAATACCATATAGAttccaaatatattttgaaatatagGTACGGACGGGATCAATATAAAACACGTAATTAGGGTTTTAAATAATGAGATTTGTTTTGTTTGCCCATTAATTAAACCCCAAACCTAGGCTTCACTCAAGGATTTGAGGTGATGTAAAATGCCAAGATGGAAATAAAGAGTCAGGTGTTGAAATACCCAATTAAACTGGGTCAATATGGGTCGAAAATTACTAGGTACAATTTGGACGTACCATTCCTTAGTGCTTTGATCGTCCCAACACAACtgttagttttaaaaatattgttaagataagataaatttatttaccatatttcaatttcttaaaattaaaacaattgcTGTCCCACAAATTAAGGGATCAATATTAGTCCTATTTGTGTGTATTTATGTCCTGCCTCTGGTCGTAATATTTCTTTTGACTAACCACGAGAATAGAATAGATTCAATGCTTTAATGGTCGCGCGAGAATTTAATAtcacgaaatttataaaataatacttaaaatttatcagccattaaaactaaaacactatattatttttcatacaagACTATGTAGTaacgaacattaataatgtaaagaaaaatgaaaattataacatcttatcatttatccttaataacataagcataaatttatgactgtaaaaaaaaataccaggatctgtaacataagcaatggtgtaaGTGAGCAACTCaataggagcaaagtacacaaatgtttaattgtgcaaaagaaaaagaataagaagttcagaatttttgttgttttaaaatgaaagaaaattcctctatttataaacaacaaagaatagtgtgaacaaatatttgtTGTGCCTtattggaaaagttgcaacccttcgaaaagttcataacatttcataaaagtcacaattttttcataaaagttacaacttttcataaaagtcacaactttttatgAAAGGGAAgactagttttgaaaataaataaattaaaaggaaatcttgattgtggcgccacgtaggcgggcctagagttctcttttatatatatatatatatatatatatatacacacacttatgatatatgattaatttatatataaaaaatatgattcaaGTATTAATGTATTAATATTACGTGTATAGTTGCATATTAGTTATAAGTGAACAAGGCAAATTAATATAAGAAAGCTTAAAAGAGAGCTCAATTCTTAGTAGTCACAACACTCATGAAATTACATTGAAAAAATTTTCTGAAACAAACAGTGTTCATACACATACACGAGTCAACTAAAGACATTTAACAAATGATATCTTGA belongs to Solanum stenotomum isolate F172 chromosome 1, ASM1918654v1, whole genome shotgun sequence and includes:
- the LOC125845665 gene encoding 60S ribosomal protein L36-2-like, which produces MAPKQPNTGLSVGLNKGHVVTKKELAPRPSDRKGKTSKRIHFVRSLVREVAGFAPYEKRITELLKVGKDKRALKVAKRKLGTHKRAKKKREEMSSVLRKMRATGGGEKKK